The Molothrus aeneus isolate 106 chromosome 9, BPBGC_Maene_1.0, whole genome shotgun sequence region tgtgccaggctgctgcttccccaggcTCATCCCAAGGACCAACCTCCCTGCCTTGGGCACTCTGGGCTGTTCTGCCTCAGCCAGGTTgcactggggtgtccccaggacagCCAGGCCTGGTATTCCTGCTGGAaagggggtcctgagggggaaTCACCTCCTGGGATGctcagggacagcactgggagACTTCCAGGCTGGAGGCACTGAACTCTGGTCCTTGTCTCTTGGAGTGAGGCTGGACATGAATCCCCACATTTTGATGGATTTGGAGATTTGTGGGCCAAGGAGAAAATGAATTCCAATGTTCTCTTATCCTTAGGTTGAGGTAGAAAATCAGCATGCAGAAAAAGATGATTGGCAAAATAGTGCTTTATGAAGAAACCCCTTTTTGGCATCTCATCTGCCTTTCTAGCTCAGTTTGGTTTGCAGAGCTGACTGGAGGGGCTGAGTTGTGGTGCTCAGGCACAGTCCTCTCACCAGGCTGGTTCCCAGGCAGGGTGtggagagcaggcagcaggtTCTGGTTTTTTGGATGTCTGACCCAGCTCTGAGGGAGATGTTTTCCTTCGGTGTCACCCagccaggtgacacaggtgggagcagagctcagaagCCCAAAGTGCAGTGGCTGAGCTGGTATTTGGCAATACCCAAATCTGCACCTGaatggtggcagcagcagctcgtgTCCCTGCTTGGGGATGCAGAGGATGCTCCAGGTGAGTTCATACCTGGGCTGCTCCATCTCTAACTGCAACgtttcagctttatttttaatatttaattgttCTCTGTAAAGCTGGAGCTTGACCAGAGAAAACAACAGGAAGCCAAGTTCAGATTTCcaacattttatttatatacacacatcTGGTAAACAAAGTCATTAAATGTGTAACACCCTTGCAGCCTGTAATTAGAACACTCCAATAAATCACTTAAATTCCTCTTGACAATCCATTTGACTGAGTACAGATGCTGCCTGCTGCTTTTAGTTCTGGTGAGGAAttttcctgccctgagctgagGCAAGGAAGGGGCCCTGGCCCTGGTGCTGTGTCCCCCATGGGTTTGGTGACATTGGGGACTCTGTGACTCGGTGCCAGGGGAGGTGCTGAGCTGTTCCATCCTTCCCTTTTGCAGTTCCTTGCTCTTTCTGGTGGAAATGATGATTTTTAGCTCTGATTCTGGAACAGGGCTTGAGGCAGCCCAGGCTGCGGGAAGGGCTCtccaaatgccccaaaatccagctCTGGCATCCCCAGTGTGCCTCTGCGGAGGAGCAGCCATGTCCTAAGGTGAGATGTGACTGGGGAAGGGTTTTGTCACTTGGAGGTGCCATACGTGAGGGACTGGATTGGGTgtgctgaaacactgaaatatttcataaatgCTAAAATCCAGGCCGGACTCACATcaaaacacactgaaatactCTGTAAAGTGCCAAAATCCAGGCTGAGCTCACAAAGAAACACCAAAATACTCTGTAAAGTGCCAAGATCCAGGCTGAGCTCATATTGCAAACACcgaaatacttttaaaatgccAAAATCCAGGCTGAACTCACATCAAAACACACCGAAATGCTTTGTAAAGTGCCAAAATCCCCGCCGGGCTCGCATCGAAATACTCAGTAAAGTGCCAGAATTCTTGCCGGGCTCACATCGCCCCCTGCCTACCTCGCTCAGGAGCTGCCGCTGAGTTTCACTCGATCCAAAGTCAGGTTCCCTGGGCGGCAGAGGGCGGGAGGCAGGAACGCGCTCGGGAAGGCGGCGATGGGGCTGGGCTCGGGCTCGGGGGCCGGCTCCGGGGCCGGGCTGCCGGGGTTGGAGATGTACTCGGCCACGGGCTCCGGGGGCTCCAtcgcctccagcagcagccgctGGTAGAGCtccggcagctgctgctcctccgcCGAGCTCTCGCCGTGCCCCCTGCTGCCAGCGCTGCCCACCTCCCCCTTGTCCCCGGCCTTGGGGGGCTCGGGGCGGGCCGGGCTCTCCTCCACCGGGCTCGGTTCGGGCTCCTCGAAGGCGCCGCCgggcaggaaggggctggagggagcGCTCAGCTCCGCCTGCGGGGGGACACGGAATGAATCCCGGCACGGATCGCACCCGCAGCCGCTCATCCCCTGCAAACGGGGGATCTACGCCTTCTGCTGGGCTTTAATTCGCCCAGCACGTCCTCCAGCGGAGATTATCTGCTGCCAGAGATTGCTGGGTTTGCTGCTTCAGGATTGCATGGCTCCAATTGCTTTTTTGATGAAGGTTGTGGGATCAGAAGGAAAACCCCTCTAATTTACCTTGGCAGCCGCTAAACTCTTGGCCCACGTGGCGTTGGCAGGGTCGGGAATGGCTTTGCTCTGCCACTGCggcaggaggagggacaggagccactGGAACCTGCAGGGGGGGTAAATGCAATTAGAAACGTGAATGGTGAGACCTGCAGCACCCTTGGGTGCTCCTTGGGTGTGGAATTAACCCAGGTGTGATCGTGGATCCGCCCTCAGAGCTCTTGGCTGGGTGGGGATATTTCCCAGGGATTGCTCCCCTTCGGTTTGGTTTCAAGATCTGGTTAAAAATTCACAGTTTCTATGAACTACAGGTGTATTTTAAGCTCAGAGCCTGTTCTCATTATCATTCATGTACTCTGAAACCTTAATTTTGAGCAATCCTCACTGTTCCATGCTCATGAAGGGGCATGACCGTCCTgtaggacaagggagaatggttttaaattaaaagagggTCGATTTAGATGAGATGGGAgtgaagatttttaaaatgcactggcacagggtgcccagagcagctgtggctgcccctggatccctggcagtgcccaaggccaggctggagcagcctgggacagtgggaggtgtcccggccatggcaggggtggcactgggtgggctttaagaCCTCTTTCAACCTAAACATTTGTGGGATTTAATCCGTCCTGATAAAACCCCAGTTTTATTGGGACACAGCCGATGGATGCACTCACGCTCTCCTTGCTGGAGGCACAGAACAAAGGCAGGCTGAGAGGATGAAGAAGCTGCAGATGAGCACCAGAGTCAGCCAGTCCCCAGCACCTGGAATGCAGAGCAGCCACCATTCAGCTCCAGcaaaaagaggggaaaaccccaaacctttctgtgctCCATGGATAAACCACCCTTCACCACAGAGGAAACATCTCAGCGCAGCACTGGGAGCTTGAGGGCAAAGAAAGAGATTccacatcccaaacccagctgaAACTGCGAATCTTCAGCACCAAGAGACCTTCAGAAGGCTTGGAGAGCTCCAGTGGCTGcaagggagcaggaaaagcGTTCCCAGAGAGCGGGGAAGGGGATCCCAGGGCAAGGAGCCCCCTGGCACCGTGTCCTTACTGTCCAGGCAGACGCTGTCGCTGTTGCCCCGGGGCCCCTCCCCGGCCGCGGTCGCCGCTGTCATCCAGAGCTCGTGGTGCTCGCCCGGCTCCAGGCGAGGGAGGCGCAGGGAGCGAGGAGCCCCGGCGGGAACGGCTGGGGGGGAAACGGGGATGGAAATGGAGAGCCTGGCACGGGATTTACTGCCTGCAACTGGAACCGGGCTCTGGGTGAAGGtaggaagggcaggaggaggaaaaagaggaggaggaataaggagaaagaaaaggaagaagaggaaaaaggataaggaagaagaggaggtgGAAGAAgattaaggaaaaagaaaaggaagatgagtaagagggaaaaaagaggaagaggaagacaaATAAGAGGAGGAataggaagaagaggaggaagaggattaagcaaaaagaaaaggaagacaagtaaaagaaaaaaaggaagaggaagatgagtaagaggagaaagaggaagaagaggaggaggaggaataaagaaaaagataaggaagaagaacaggaggaagaggaataaggaaaaagaaaaggaagataggtaagagaaaaaaaaaagaggaagaggaagacaaATAAGAGGAGGAATAGGAagaagaaggggaggaggaatgaggaaaaagaaaaggaagaagaataagaggggaaaagagaaggaagaagaggaggaggaagaggattaagcaaaaagaaaaggaagacaagtaaaagaaaaaaaaggaagaggaagatgagtaagaggagaaagaggaagaagaagaggaggaggaataaagaaaaagataagaaaaaaaaacaggaggaagaggaataaggaaaaataaaaggaagatgggtaagagaaaaaaagaagagggagaGGAATAAGAGGAGGAataggaagaagaagaggaagaaagaagaataaGAAGAGGAATAAgaaggggaggaagaaaaataagagaagatgaggaagataaggaagaaaaagataaagagGAATAAGAAGAGGAGGACCAGGGAGAAGCAGGGATAAATCTGATAGCTTCAGACTGAAAGTGATCCCACAGGAGATCTTGAGCAATGACAGAGGAACAGGGgcagcatttccagccccaGGCACCCACCATGGACCTCGGGCTGGCCCTGCCCGTCCTTCCTGCGCAGGTAGATGTGGTACCCAGTgatgcagcccctctgctgggGCGCTGGGATCTCCTCCCAGGAAACCAGGACGCCGCTGGCCCAGGGGCTTGTGAACATCTGGGGCCCAGCTGATGGCGCTGCAAGGCACAGGACTGTGTTAGAGCTGAGCTTAAAACGCCCTACAAACACCTGGAAAACATTTCTGGGCTTTACCTTGAGCTGTGGAGTTTCCCCTGACTGatgctgcctgcccagctctgtcctgatAAAGTGCAGACACGTGGATCTGATAGCAGACGTTATCTCTGATGTGCTCTGGGGGGAGAAatcacagctgcagagctgcttcttcagggatttggggaagaaatcacagctgcagagctgcttcttgagggatttggggaagaaatcacagctgcagagctgcttcttgagggatttggggaagaaatcacagctgcagagctgcttcttcaaggatttggggaagaaatcacagctgcagagctgcttcttgagggatttggggaagaaatcacagctgcagagctgcttcttgagggatttggggaagaaatcacagctgcagagctgcttcttcaaggatttggggaagaaatcacagctgcagagctgcttcttgagggatttggggaagaaatcacagctgcagagctgcttcttcagggatttggggaagaaatcacagctgcagagctgcttcttgagggatttggggaagaaatcacagctgcagagctgcttcttgagggatttggggaagaaatcacagctgcagagctgcttcttcaAGGATTTGGGGGGAGAAATCACAGCTGCTTCTTCAGGGATTTGCCGTCAGGGCAGAAATATTGCAGCAGCTGCTTAAATCTGAGATAAATCTTGTGATTATTGATAGATCTTTCataaagaagggaaagaaattttctCTGATCTACTGAGCCCGGCAGAGCCTTACtgggctttaaactgaaaattaatggtttcccactgccagagagcagggatgggtgggatattgggaattaggaattgctccctgggagggtgggcaggccttggcacagggtgcccagagcagctgcgcCTGGACCCCTGGAAGTGATTTTAGTAAAAATTATAGAAATATATAGGAAATATATAGGAAATATATAGGAAATATATAGGAATACAGactcccagactggtttggcttgggagggacctcaatgcccacccagtgccacccctgccatggcaacacctcccaccatcccaggctgctccaggccccatccatcctggccttggagCCCAAATTCCCACCTGACTTGTTGCTAAGAGTATTTTCCAACCAAGATGGTGCCGTGCCAGCCCGGGGTGGCATTACCTGCTGTCACAGTGGGCATTACCTGCTGTCACAGGTGACATTACCTGCTATCACAATGGACAGGTGACATTACCTGCTATCACAGTGGACAGGTGACATTACCTGCTATCACAGGTGACATTACCTGCTGTCACAGGTGACATTACCTGCTGTCACAGTGGGCATTACCTGCTATCACAGTGGACAGGTGGGACGGGGGCAGCCtgacccagctgtgctggggctgcaggcgTGGCtccctccagggctctgcccactCCACCAGGTACCCCCCGAGGGGCAGGGCGGCTCCAGCAGGGGGGCTCCAGCTCACCAGGATGCTGCTGTTCCCCAGGCCCACGGCACAGACccgctggggagggggcagatCTTGCAGGGGAGAACAAAACCTGCTGTCAGCACAAGGTTCTGGCGGCCTCAGTCAAAGCAGGGATGTGGAGTTTGCTGGGTCCCGTCCACTTTGGCACCGCGGGGAGGATAAAGTGAATTATAGTGAAAgaggaggtgctggtggcagggtgAGGGTTTGCTGGCAGGAACAGCAACATTCCTGGCTTTTCTCATggatgggacacccacagctcggcctggctgtgccatcccaagccctggaaggtgctggcagggcacacCCCACCCTGCCCCGATGGAAGCActgggatgtggagctgctgcagtgattcCAGAGGAGGAACGGGGACATCccgagggctggagcccctctggctgggagagctggggctggggccgggtTCCAGTGCAGGAACCACGGGGACAAGCGGATCTGCACATCCCTGAGCATCACTGAGGTGAGCACAAGGCGGAGGCGCCACAATCCCTGCAGGGGTGTGGCACAGAGGGGTGTGGCCCAGCGGGGGtgtggcagagcaggggtgTGGCACAGAGGGGTGTGGCACAGAGGGGTATGGCCCGGGGGGGtgtggcagagcaggggtgTGACTCAGTCAGGGTGTGGCCCGGCGGGGGTGTGGCCCGGCGGGGGTGTGGCCCGGCGGGGGTGTGGCCCGGCAGGGGTGTGGCCCGGCAGGGGTGTGGCCCGGCAGGGGTGTGGCACAGTGGGGTGTGGTACAGTGGGGTGTGGCCCGGCGGGGGTGTGGCCCGGCGGGGGTGTGGCCCGGCAGGGGTGTGGCCCGGCAGGGGTGTGGCACAGTGGGGTGTGGCACAGTGGGGTGTGGCCCGGCAGGGGTGTGGCCCGGCAGGGGTGTGGCCCGGCAGAGCAGTACCCCCGGCCgtccccagctgcaggagccttACCTGGGCTGTCCAGGTGTGTCAGGATGGTGGCAGGGGCGGAGCTGCCCCGCGGGCCGTGCGCGGTCACCGTCACCCTGTGCCCCGCCCGGGCGGTGACCCTGGAGAAGCTGGTCTGGGTGGTGCGGTGGGACTGTGCCGGcagcttcccctgctccagggcttcCAAGGTCACGCTGTAGCTCAGGAttctccctcctgcctcccacctGCTCAGAGCCTGCGGGCAGAGCGCGTCTGTCACCGGCTGTGAACAAGGTGCTgcccctgggagtgctggggatgaggcatggagggacaggacacagggaatggcttaacagggacacagggcagggatggaggggatgtTGGGAATtgctcctggcagggtgggcaggccctggcacaggtgcccagagcagctggggctgcccctggatccctggcagtgcccaaggccaggctggacactgggacaccctgggacagtgggaggtgtccctgccatggcagggggggcaCTGGGTGGGGTTTAAGGTCCatcccaacccaaaacattccagGATTTATTTGTCCCACCCAATTCCAGTTTTGCtgggggagcacagctggggacacggAAACCCTTGCTGCCCTCAGGCTGAATTCacactctttcttttttttcactgaaagccAGACTCGTCACAAGGAAGGCAAAAAGAGATGATCAGCTGCTCAGCTGGATTTGTCAAAAGGAGCAGGTTTTGCCTGGCAGGAAAACCTTGCATTTTACTTAAAGCCACCATAAAGAATAATTTGAATTGAACCACTCAGAACAGACACCTCTGACAGTCTGTGGAGCACCACACCCTGGTTTTAGCTCCCCTCTGGGTGCCTGCAGTTGTACTCTCGGTTTCAGTTTCCTGATGTTTCTGTGACATTAATTCATTTGTTTGGCTGATGTTTGTCATAACGGAACAAAGCACAAACCAAAATGTTTGCAGTGctttggcagcagctcaggactGAGGCAGCGCTGGAAACCTgctgaaattaaattttcaacTCTTTTCCTGGGTGTTTGTGTGAGAACAAGTGCACACCCTCGGTAGGAAGTGGTCCTGAGTGTCAGCCTGGCTTGAGAGCTGCAGTGAAACCTCTAAAGGCAGTTTATTACCTCATTTTATGAATGATGCTGCAGGAAGCCACTCCTGATAAAGAAAGTGCTGCAAGATAAAGGTCTGCAAGCTGAAGCCACAAAGTCTGGGGTCACAGAATTACATGAGAATTTCTGCTTTCACTTGCAGCGTCGTGTGAACACAGTGAATTTTTTTACCCAACTCTGGAGGGTTTTAAACCAAATTCCTTGTGGAATGTTCCCTGTgggtcccagctcccagctctacCCAGCAGACCCCAAAAATGCTGTCAGCTGGGGAATGTGGAGAGGGGCTTGGGATAAAGGGATGgggggcaggacacagggaatggctcccagtgccagagggcagggatggatgggacattgggaactgggaactgttccctgggaggtggggaggggctggatggaattcccagagcagctggggctgcccctggatccctggaatgtccaaggccaggctggatgggtttggagcagcctgggacagtgggaggtgtccctgccatggaacaGGATGACATTCAGGATCCCTCCCAATCCAAATAATTTTGGCATTCCATGAAATTGCAGGCAGAAAAATGCTGATGAGCAAGAGGAGGAATAGGGAGGGGACCCttgggctgtgtc contains the following coding sequences:
- the IL12RB2 gene encoding interleukin-12 receptor subunit beta-2, with protein sequence MPFARIMPSALWLVLHLTAGACRRGAASASRAARGTTEVCARGTMTASPCCAIPGGTNVTLSCQLAAPRGWAAIFLNSSEQTRAWGGSVSKTFLLTAQGRHYFTCKCFCGGRTTLICGIDIHCGNPPDEPRNVSCIQKGTQGRPTCTWHKGRLTYLPTAYGIELSNGTGAFSFPEEAPGQEFGSGALSKLDFDSNYTVVVSASNPLGNASSQPLTFTLVDIVKPHPPDFWVEFDDSSATSCTIVWHREAQAQHCRLRYRPLGRHGWSTVESFGREKFHLQGLEPDTAHEFQMSCRMLPGRGLWSDWSSSQGSTPAAVPTGTLDVWYRQQELDSGLQNLSLFWKALSRWEAGGRILSYSVTLEALEQGKLPAQSHRTTQTSFSRVTARAGHRVTVTAHGPRGSSAPATILTHLDSPDLPPPQRVCAVGLGNSSILVSWSPPAGAALPLGGYLVEWAEPWREPRLQPQHSWVRLPPSHLSTVIAEHIRDNVCYQIHVSALYQDRAGQAASVRGNSTAQAPSAGPQMFTSPWASGVLVSWEEIPAPQQRGCITGYHIYLRRKDGQGQPEVHAVPAGAPRSLRLPRLEPGEHHELWMTAATAAGEGPRGNSDSVCLDSAGDWLTLVLICSFFILSACLCSVPPARRAFQWLLSLLLPQWQSKAIPDPANATWAKSLAAAKAELSAPSSPFLPGGAFEEPEPSPVEESPARPEPPKAGDKGEVGSAGSRGHGESSAEEQQLPELYQRLLLEAMEPPEPVAEYISNPGSPAPEPAPEPEPSPIAAFPSAFLPPALCRPGNLTLDRVKLSGSS